TAATGCATCATGGAGAAAAGATTACAGAAGGGTCACCTGAGCAGGTAATGAATGATCCGTATGTCATTGAGATTTATCTTGGCAAGGAGGAAGGCTGATATGGCAGAAAAATATTTTCAGGTAGACAAGATAAATGTAAAGTATGGCGATATTCAGGTTTTATGGGATGTAAGATTTGAGGCAGATCAAGGCGAAATTATTGCGCTGGTTGGAAGCAATGGAGCTGGAAAAAGTACATCAGTAAAAGCGGCCAGTGGTCTGATTAAAGTGCACGACGGTCATATTAGGTTTGATGGTAAAGACCTTACCGGTGGAAATTGCAGGAAATTTATTGATCATGGAGTTATTCTCTGCCCGGAAGGACGTCAGTTATTTCCGAATATGACAGTGTATGAGAATCTTGAGATGGGAGCTTGCAGTAAAGAGGCAGAGAGCAGAAAAAAGGAGACCATTGAGAAAATCTACAACTGGTTTCCAAAGCTAAAAGAACGGAGCGGCCAGATGGCAGGGACACTGTCCGGAGGAGAACAGCAGATGGTTGCTTTTTCAAGAGGTATGATGGGACTTCCGAAACTGTTTATGATGGATGAACCTTCTTTGGGACTTGCGCCTACGATTGTAGACGATATCTTCCGCATCGCCAAGAAAGTGGCTATAGAAGAGGGTCTGACAATTGTTCTTGTAGAACAGGATGTTCGTAAGGCATTGAAACTGGCAGACCGTGGTTACGTACTGGAAAACGGTGTAATTAATATTTCGGGTACGGCACAGGAACTGATGACAAATGAGGAAGTAAAGAAGGCATATCTCGGATTCTGATCACAGTATATCACCGAAATGGTTCGGTATAAAAAGGAGGATTTTGATATGAAGAAAAATGTAATGGCAATACTACTGTCGGTATGTATGGCAGGGGGTCTCTTTGCAGGCTGCGGCAGTGGAAACAGCAGCGGTGATGAAAACAAATCACAAAGTACAGTAGCAGGTGCTGATAAAAGTACCGGAGATGACATTGTTGTGGGTGCCATATATCCGATGACGGGAGATCTTGCAGACTCAGGAAAGACTATGCAGCAGGGTATAGATATGGCGGTTGAGGAAATCAATGAAGCGGGCGGAGTAAACGGACACCAGATAAAAGTGATCTATGGAGATTCCCAGGGAGATTCTGCAACAGGCATGTCAGAGGCAGAACGTTTGATTACGCAGGAAAAAGTGAACATGCTGATGGGGTGCTACCAGTCAGGTGTAACTGTTACCGTTGCTCAGATTGCTGAGCAGTATCAAGTTCCGCTGATTACTGCAAATGCCACATCAGATGCATTGACTTCCAATGGATATGAATATTTCTTCCGTCTTGCACCTACGAATATGATGTTTGTGCGTGATATGATTCAGTACATTGTGGATGAAAGTGAAAAGAATGCGGATTTTGCGGGTAAATCAATTACAGTATTTGCAGATAATTCCGAAGTTGGCCAGCAGACCTGCAAGTGGGCAAAATACTGGGCTGAAGAGAACAGCATCGAATACAAGGGTGAGATTACATATACTTCTGGTGCGGCGGATCTTTCTTCGGAGGTTCTGGAACTGAAATCTATGAATCCGGATGTAGTTGTGGCAGACTGCTATGTATCCGATGCAATTCTGTTTACAAAGACTTTAAAAGAGCAGGGATATGAGCCCCCGATGATTATCTGTAAAGGAAATGGATTTACAGAAAGTGCTTATATGGAATCGGTAGGGGCGCAGGCAAACGGTGTTGTAGTAGCAACTGAATTTGTAGTTGGAACTAAAGGAGAGGATATTTGTGCAAAATATAAAGAGAAATATGGTGAAGATTTCAATGGACATTCTGCAGAAGCTTATACTACTGCATGGGTTTGGATTGATGCATTTAAAGCAATTACAGATAACGGGGATGAGGTAACCGCAGAAAATATTCAGAAAGAACTGACGGACATCGAAATCTCAGACAGCTTTTCAAATGAAAATGAGATCATCCTGCCTTATGATAAGATTTCTTTCGATGAAAGTGAATTTGACGGAACACCTTACCTGAACCAGAACCTGAATGCAACTCTTACGGTAACACAGATTAAAGATGGAGCTTATATCCCAATCTGGCCATATGATATTGCACAGTCAGAACTTCAGTATCCTGCAAGCTATAAATAAAGATAAGGAAAGTGAACGAATATGTTTGAACTGCATGGAAAGAAGGCAATTGTAACAGGCGGTGGAAAAGGTCTCTGCCGAGCGATGGCACAGGCATTGCATGATGCAGGTGCGGAAGTCGCTATTCTTGGCAGATCAGATAATGTATTTGAAGCTGCAGAGAAAATTGGAAGCACGGAGACACCTGCATACGCAGTGAAAGGAGATCTGGAGGACACAGACGGGCTGCGGAAGCTTTACGGGCAGTGCTTGGAAAAACTGGGAGGAAGAGTAGATATTCTCTTAAATGGCGCAGGAATACAGTTTCGTGCACCAGCCGTCACTTTCCCGGAAGAATGGTGGAGACGGATCATGGAAGTGAACCTGAATTCTCTTTTCTTCCTCTCCCAGATGGCGGGGGAGACAATGCTGAAACAGGGGTATGGAAGGATTATAAATGTAGCTTCCATGTGTTCTTTCTTTGGGAGTACGTGGATTCCGGCCTACACTGCAAGCAAAGGGGCGGTAGCACAGCTGACCAAGGCATTATCGAATGAATGGGCAGGCCAGGGAATCACTGTGAATGCCATCGCTCCTGGTTATATGGCAACAAAACTTATCGACGATATGAAAGAAAAGAACCCAAAGCAGTACGAAGAGATATCAGCAAGGATTCCAGCCGGAAGGTGGGGAACTCCTGAAGATCTGCAGGGAATAGCAGTATTTTTGGCATCAGATGCAGCTGCATATATTACAGGAGCAGTCATTCCGGTAGATGGAGGATATCTGGGCAAATAAGATGACATGACATGTTATACATATGAAACTGAATTCAAAGAGGCTGTCGCATTGGAGCGGTAGCCTCTTTGAAAGTGTTATACAAGGATTTTTCTTTTAGAAAGATATTTGTGGAAAAATAACAAAACATCGCAGCCAGGATTGATGGCGCCGGTAAATTTCGGGTTTTTTATTATGTCGTGCTTCCGCAGATTCGACCAGTAACTATGCGGGCTTCAGGAACTTATCAGCCATACATATGGGCTCCATCAGGTTGAAAAACACGTGGGCGGCATCTCTCTTTTATTTTCAAAAACTAAAAATAAGCAAAATAACTAAACTAATCAGCAATAAGTCGGTATACATATGTCCGAAAAAAAAGTAGGCTGAGAATATGATACCGCAAAATGCGGAGCAATCCGCAGTATCATAGGGTCAAGAAGGCTGGCCCAACATCATGAAAAGCAAAGGAGGAGGTATAGATGGAAGATAGGATGACAGGGAGGGTGACGATTCCTACAGACGCAGATGTCATCCCGGAGACATTGGAGCTTATGAAGCGCTGGGGCGCGGATGCGATTCGTGACTGTGATGGCACAGTCTATCCGGAAGAACTTAGGAATGCGGATGTGAAGGTGTATGCGACTTATTATACGACGAGAAAGGACAATGCATGGGCAAGAGCAAATCCGGATGAGATCCAGCAGATGTACATTATGACACCATTCTATACGGCGATATCGGATAAATTGAAGATTCACTTGATGAATCATCTGCATACGGATATGCTGGCAGTCAATGCCCATGATGATATCAGACGTTGGTGGGAAGTGATAGACAGAACGATGGGAGAGGTAGTTCCGGTCAGTGAGTGGGATTATGAGGCGGAGAGCGGAGATGTAGAGATACGCAATGCGAAAGAGTTTCATGATTATACCGTGAGCTTTCTGGCTTATATTATGTGGGATCCGGTTCACATGTATAATGCGGTGACAAATGACTGGAAGGACGTAGATAAGCAGATTACATTTGATGTGCGTCAGCCGAAAACGAAGGCATACACAATAGAACGTCTAAAAAAATATATAGAGGAAAATCCGCATATTGACGTGATCCGGTACACTACATTTTTCCATCAGTTCACACTGATTTTTGATGAATTTGCGCGGGAAAAATATGTAGACTGGTATGGCTATTCCGCATCGGTAAGTCCGTATATTCTGGAACAATTTGAAAAGGAAGCAGGCTATAAGTTCAGACCGGAATTTATTATCGATCAAGGCTACATGAACAATACTTATCGGATTCCGTCGAAGGAGTTCCTGGATTTCCAGGGATTTCAGAGAAGAAAGGTTGCAAAACTCGCAAAGCAGATGGTGGACATTACGCATGAATACGGTAAAGAGGCTATGATGTTTCTGGGAGATCACTGGATTGGAACGGAACCGTTCATGGATGAATTCAAGAGCATCGGATTGGATGCAGTAGTGGGAAGTGTGGGTAACGGCGCGACACTTCGATTAATCAGTGACATCAAGGGTGTTACATACACAGAGGGAAGATTTCTGCCGTATTTCTTTCCGGATACCTTCTTTGAAGGAGGAGATCCGACGAAGGAGGCAAAGGTAAACTGGATAACAGCGAGGAGAGCGATTCTTAGAAAACCGATTGACAGAATCGGATACGGCGGATATCTGAAATTGGCGGTGAAGTTCCCGGATTTCATTGATTATATAGAACGTGTGTGTGAAGAATTCCGGGTATTGTATAAGAATATTAAAGGGACAACACCGTACTGCGTAAAACATGTAGCGGTTCTTAACTGCTGGGGAAGGGCGCGTTCCTGGGGAAATCATATGGTACATCATGCAATTTATCAGAAACAGAATTATTCTTATGCAGGAGTGATTGAGGCTTTGAGCGGCGCGCCGTTTGATGTGAAGTTCATAAGCTTTGAAGATATCCGCAGGAACCCGGAGATTCTGGCTGATATTGACGTAATTTTGAATGTCGGTGATGCGTATACAGCATATACCGGAGGCGAGAACTGGAAAGATGATGTAATTATAACAGCAGTGAAAAGATTCATCTACCGGGGAGGTGGATTTATAGGAGTGGGCGAGCCTACTGCATTTCAGTGGGAAGGGCATTTCTTCCAATTGGCAGGAGCTCTCGGCGTAGAAGAAGAAACCGGCTATACTTTGAACGTAGATAAATACAATTGGCAAGAGCATAAGCACTTTATAACAGAAGACTGTGGAGAAGAAATTAATTTCGGTGAAGGAAAGAAGAATATTTTCGCATTTGACGGGACGACGGTTATCCGTCAGATTGACAAAGGAGTACAGCTGGCAGTCAACAATTTCGGTGAAGGAAGATGTGTGTATATCAGCGGACTTCCATACAGCTTTGAGAACAGCCGCCTCCTGTATCGTGCGATTCTCTGGTCAGCAGGTTCCGAGGACCAGATCAACCGCTGGTTCAGTACAAACTACAATGTAGAAGTCCATGCCTATGTTGAAAATGGAAAATATTGTGCAGTAAACAATACATATGAACCACAGGAGACAGTCATTTATAAGGGTGACGGAACCAGCTTTCATGTAAAGATGGATGCCGGTGCACTTATTTGGTATGAAATTTAAAGAGGTTTTTTTGCATGCTGCTTCCGGTAGGCACCCGGGGATATGTGAACCTCTTTGCGAAATACCTGCGAGAAGTAGGACTGCGAAGAAAACCCAACCTGCTGTGCAATCTTGGATATGGGAAAATCGCTGGATTCAAGCAATGATTTGGCTTCGCTGATCCGGCGGTTAATCAGGTAACTGATTGGCGAGACTCCTTTGTATTTTTTGAAGGCATGAACGAGGTAATACTTATTCATATGTGTTAGTTCACTGAGCGTATCAAGTGTGATGTCATCAGCAAAGTGCTCGTCCATATACTGCTCCATAAAGCGGCACTCCCGGGAGACTTTATCGATCGTGGCAAAGTTGGGGTTGGATTTGGTAATCCGTGCCACCAGGTAAATCAGAATTTCAAGAAGATTCTGACATATCTCAATATAGTTCTGCTGTTTGTCGTGGACTTCCTGAATAATGGATTTCATAAAAAAAAGGAGTTCAGTTCGGTGATTCTTCAGACTGTGAATGCTGTAAGGTACAAAGGTATTGTCGGCAGAACCGAAGAAAAAGCCATCCAGTCCGAGGACAATATATTCAAGTGTTTCTTTTTCCTGATTGACTTCCGTATGCATGACATTAGGATTGATGATAACCAAATCATCTTGTTTGACAAAAAAGGTATCGGTTTCGGTTCGGAAAAGACCGGTTCCGTTTACAATATAGAAAAGTTCCATAAAGGGATGCGCATGCAGGATACTCTGCCAGTGTTTGTCAGAGCAGGAGTGACTGATATAGAGCAGATTAAGATCCGGCCGCTCGGTGGATTGCACATCATTTTCACGGAACTCAAATTGATATCGCTGATAAGCCATAAAACCTCTTTCCTGTAAAACCATATAAGGTCATTGTGTATTTTAAATAAATTATCATCCTGATTATAAACGAATACATAAAATATGACAATAAAAAATGGAAAAAATAACAAATTCCTTAGTTGAAGAGCAATATCTATAAAAAAGTAAACAAGATTAATATATGAATTGCATAAGAACTAAGCTAGAATATGAATTAACAAAGTCAAAACCAGATAGGAGGAATGAATTTTGAAAAAGTTAAGAAAATTAGTAGCAGCAGGGCTGGTGACTACAGTTGCCGTAACGGGGCTGGCAGGATGCGGCGGAGGCAGCGCCGAAGGGGGCAAAGCAGAAGGGAGCTCTTCCAATAATTCATCAGCGCAATCATCGGAAGCGTCATCGTCTGGAAAAACCTTGAAGGTGGCAGCACTGGAAAGTGCTTATGGTGCCGACATGTGGGATGGTATAGCCAAAGCGTTTGAAGAGGAGCATGAAGGCGTGAAGGTAGAACTCACGGTGGATAAAAAGCTTGAGGACAAGATCACTCCGGCAATGAAGAGCGGAGATTACCCGGATGTTGTGCATCTGGCTACGGGACGTGATGCGGCGCTTACAGAGACTCTGACCAAGGAAAAAGGGCTGACATCTCTGGATGATGTGCTGGATATGACGGTTCCCGGAGAAGATGTCAAAGTGAAGGATAAAATCCTTCCGGGATTTCTCGATACGCTGGGAACTATGCCGTATAACGATGGAAAAACCTATTATGCGCCGATGTTCTATAGTCCGTGTGGTCTGTTCTACAATGCAGGTCTTTTAAAAGAAAAAGGCTGGGAGGTTCCGAAATCCTGGGATGAGATGTGGGAACTTGGAGATAAGGCCAAGGCAGAAGGAATTTCACTGTTCACTTATCCGACAACGGGTTACTTTGATGCATTTACATATGCATTGCTTGAATCATCCGGAGGTGCAGACTTTTACAATGACTGCATGACTTATAAAGATGGGGTCTGGGAGAGTGATGATGCGACAGCGGTATTTGAGACGATCGGAAAACTTGCGGAATATGTTGAACCGACAACCGTTGGTAATGCAAATGACGAGGGATTTACCAAGAACCAGCAGCTGATTCTGGATAACAAAGCAATTTTCTGTCCCAATGGAACATGGCTTCCGGACGAAATGGCGGATGCGCCGAGGAAAGACGGATTTGAATGGGGCTTTACCGCAGTTCCGGCAGTAGCGAAGAGTGAAAAACCATCTTCCTTTACGTTCTTTGAGCAGATGTGGATTCCGGCAGAGGCTGAAAATCAGGATCTTGCTAAAGAGTGGATTGCTTTTATGTATTCAGATAAGGCAGCAGAAATTTTTGCCGATTCCGGTGCAATACAGCCAATCAATGGTATTTCTGACAAGCTGGATGCCGACAAACAGTTATACTATCAGATCTATGATAATGACGCAGCTGTTGCAGTCATGGGCGGATTTGCAGCTACGGAACCTGTGGAGGGCGTATCTATGGCAGACAGCCTGTTTAAGGCCGTTGACAGTATTGTAAGCGGAGATAAGACGGTAGCAGAATGGCAGAGTGATGTTGAAAAGACAAGTGATTTGTTAAGAGAGGCAATGAAATAAATCCCTTAAGATGGGTATAGTACAGCCGATAGAACAGGCAGGGGTATATATGCCTCTGCCTTTATAAAAAGAAGGAGAAAGATGTGTGAAAAATAGAAAAGGCAAAACCGGTTTTATTGCGGCATGTGTACTTCCGGCGGTCATTTTGTTTATTATTTTTATGCTCATTCCTACAATTAATGTTTTTAAGATGTCTTTGTACAAATGGGGCGGTTTTTCAAATACGAAAACCTTTGTCGGATTGAACAATTTTAAGATTTTGTTTCAGGACGCAAAGTTCTACCGCTCATTCCAGAATTCGATTCTGTTAATTGTATTGGTGACAATTGTAACGATGGGACTTTCACTTTTGTTTGCGGCTATCCTCTCCAGAGAGAAGATCAAAGGACAAAACTTTTTCAGGATTGTATTCTATATTCCGAACATTCTGTCGGTTGTAGTTATTTCAGCAATCTTTTCTGCAATTTATGATCCGAATCAGGGTCTTATGAATAGTATTATTTCTATATTCAGAGAAGAGGGAAAGACACCGATTCTCTGGCTTGGAGATCAAAAGCTGGTTATCTATAGTCTGATGATTGCGATGGTATGGCAGGCAATCGGATATTATATGGTGATGTATATGGCAAGTATGTCGAGTGTGCCGGAAAGCCTGTATGAGTCGGCAGGACTGGAGGGAGCGGGAAGAGTCTATCAGTTCTTTCATATTACGCTCCCGTTAATCTGGAATAATATCCGTACAACGCTGACATTCTTTATTATCAGTACGATCAACTTGAGTTTTCTCTTCGTAAAAGCGCTGACAGGGGGTAAACCGGACGGAGCAAGCGAGGTATTCTTAAGTTACATGTACGGTCAGGCGTATACGAATTCATCATATGGATATGGTATGGCGATTGGCGTAATCGTATTCTTGTTCTCTTTTGGGCTTGCGGGACTAATAAATCTTGCAACGAAACGTGAAGTTCTGGAATTCTAGGAGGGAGAGAGCGGATGGGAAAGACAAAGATTAAAAACAGGTTATATAAAGCCTTTATTTATCTGTTGCTGGTAATATTGGCAGTCATAATCCTTGTACCGGTAGGGTGGGTATTCCTTGCTTCAATTAAGGAGAATTCGGAATTCTATGGTAATCCATGGATGTTGCCGAAGGGTGTATACATACAGAACTTTATTGATGCATTTCAGGAAGCGAAAATGGGTGACTATCTTCTGAATTCAGTGCTTGTGACAGGGATGGCACTGCTGCTTCTGCTCATAATCGCTCTTCCGGCAGCTTATGTGCTTGCAAGATATAAGTTCAAAGGAAGCAAGCTTTGCAATATCATGTTCATGGGCGGACTGTTCATTAATGTCAATTATATTGTTGTTCCGATTTTCCTTATGTTTGTGAATGGAGACAAGTGGCTGAAAAATCTGATTGGCAGGGGGTTTTTCCTGAATAATATGTTTGTCGTGGCACTTGTGTATGCTGCTACGGCACTTCCTTTTACAATCTATCTGCTTTCGGGATTTTTTGCAACGATTCCGAAAGATTACGAAGAAGCAGCTTTTGTAGATGGGTGTGGTTATTGGAAAACGATGCTGCGGGTTATGATGCCGATGGCACGTCCGAGTATTATCACAGTGATTCTGTTTAATTTCTTAAGTTTCTGGAATGAGTACATTATTGCAATGACTCTTCTGACAGGGGAAGAGCAGACATTACCGGTAGGTCTTATGCGGCTGATGCAGGCACAGCAGGCAGCGGCAAACTACGGACGTCTCTATGCGGGACTGGTAATTGTAATGCTTCCGGTGCTGATTCTGTATATCTGTGTACAGAAGAAGCTTACAGAAGGAATGAGCCTTGGTGGGCTGAAGGGATAAGAGGAGGACGATATGAAAAAATGGATGATGACAATCCTGGAACTGGCTTTCTTTATTGTATGTCTGGCTCTCATTATCGTTCACCGGAAAACGGTGGGGCCGGTACATCTTCTGTGGATGCTGGCAGGCATTTGCGGACTGATCGGATTGCTTTATGTTTACAATAGGGCGCACCGGTAGATGGACAGGCATAGGAAAAGGTATTTTGATTTATGAGGAGAAGATATGAGTAGAAGAAAAAGTAAAATATTCAGGGGATTGCTGGTGTATGTACTGGCTGCGGCGCAGATTGCAGCAGCAATACCGGCAACGGTGTTGGCTGCACCGGAAACAGCGATAGAAGAGAGCGGGAAGCGTGCAGTCACAGAAATCTGGCGCCACTTTAAGAGTGGAGAGGAGAATGACAATGGCAGTAATGCCGCAATTCTGCTTAATACGAATGAAGGCACTGAGGGAATGCAGGCCGGTGAACTCTCTTTTGTATTAAAACCGGGGGATGCACAGAGCAATACCAGATTTAATGTTGGACCTTATATTAAGGATAATACAACCTACATGACGATTGGATATAATGCTACGGGTTGGTTCTACGAGTATAAAGGGGCGGGAAATAACTATCCGTCAATCAAAGGACTTCCGACTCCGCCAAATGCAGGCGAGGAGATGAAGATTTCCATCGCATGGGATGCTTTGGACTACACGGTAACGGCAGATGGGGCAAGTGCAAGCTTTTCCATTCCCCAGACCGTGTATGATGGGCTGCACGAAGGAAAACTGGGTTTCCGTATTGGTTCCTGGAGCAAAACTGCCACAGATATTTCCTTTAAAGACGTTGAAATAAAAGACGGAGAGGGCAATGTTGTTGTAGAAAAAGGAACTGATACATGGGAGCTGCAGACAACAGGACGTGGGGAACTTTACGAGGAAGAAGTAAAGCATGTCCGGGCAACTGTGAGCGGACAGGTCAAAGACGCAGATGAGAATTCGGTCTATGGTGCAGAGGTGACGCTTGGGACAGTCACTACGGCCACGGACGTGAATGGGACTTATACATTTGAGAATATCGGAAGCGGAACGTATACCATATCTGCGGCGCTGAAGGGATATCAGGCGGGTACGTCAGTCATTACCGTAGAAGAGGAAGACGTGACGGCGGATGATATTATTCTGACAAAAGATTCCGATATTCAATTTGAAGGAGATGAGTGCCTGTCTTCGGATCAGATGGATGCAGACATTTCCAGTACATTTCCACAGGTAATCGGTTATACGATGAAGGGCGGGAAGGATGATGGAAAGAAATTTTACGGGCAGACAACAAAGCTGACACAACTCAAGCTCAACAATAAAGTGATGGTAACGCCAACTGTAGAATTCACAAAGAATTCTGACAGCAAAGCAACCTATGTTATGACGGTTGATGAACAGGGGATTCATGCGGTAATTACGGCAGCATTGGAGGTAAAGGATAATACTTTGAGTTTTGATATTACCCGTATTGATGCTGCAGCAGGAAGCGTCCTGACGGTTGAGATTCCGAATCACAACCTTGTAACTGCAAAGGCCAGCCAGCCTGGAGCAACCTTCGCAGGAGCCAACATGTCTAC
The window above is part of the Novisyntrophococcus fermenticellae genome. Proteins encoded here:
- a CDS encoding ABC transporter ATP-binding protein, with product MAEKYFQVDKINVKYGDIQVLWDVRFEADQGEIIALVGSNGAGKSTSVKAASGLIKVHDGHIRFDGKDLTGGNCRKFIDHGVILCPEGRQLFPNMTVYENLEMGACSKEAESRKKETIEKIYNWFPKLKERSGQMAGTLSGGEQQMVAFSRGMMGLPKLFMMDEPSLGLAPTIVDDIFRIAKKVAIEEGLTIVLVEQDVRKALKLADRGYVLENGVINISGTAQELMTNEEVKKAYLGF
- a CDS encoding ABC transporter substrate-binding protein, with the protein product MKKNVMAILLSVCMAGGLFAGCGSGNSSGDENKSQSTVAGADKSTGDDIVVGAIYPMTGDLADSGKTMQQGIDMAVEEINEAGGVNGHQIKVIYGDSQGDSATGMSEAERLITQEKVNMLMGCYQSGVTVTVAQIAEQYQVPLITANATSDALTSNGYEYFFRLAPTNMMFVRDMIQYIVDESEKNADFAGKSITVFADNSEVGQQTCKWAKYWAEENSIEYKGEITYTSGAADLSSEVLELKSMNPDVVVADCYVSDAILFTKTLKEQGYEPPMIICKGNGFTESAYMESVGAQANGVVVATEFVVGTKGEDICAKYKEKYGEDFNGHSAEAYTTAWVWIDAFKAITDNGDEVTAENIQKELTDIEISDSFSNENEIILPYDKISFDESEFDGTPYLNQNLNATLTVTQIKDGAYIPIWPYDIAQSELQYPASYK
- a CDS encoding glucose 1-dehydrogenase, with amino-acid sequence MFELHGKKAIVTGGGKGLCRAMAQALHDAGAEVAILGRSDNVFEAAEKIGSTETPAYAVKGDLEDTDGLRKLYGQCLEKLGGRVDILLNGAGIQFRAPAVTFPEEWWRRIMEVNLNSLFFLSQMAGETMLKQGYGRIINVASMCSFFGSTWIPAYTASKGAVAQLTKALSNEWAGQGITVNAIAPGYMATKLIDDMKEKNPKQYEEISARIPAGRWGTPEDLQGIAVFLASDAAAYITGAVIPVDGGYLGK
- the gnpA gene encoding 1,3-beta-galactosyl-N-acetylhexosamine phosphorylase, which produces MEDRMTGRVTIPTDADVIPETLELMKRWGADAIRDCDGTVYPEELRNADVKVYATYYTTRKDNAWARANPDEIQQMYIMTPFYTAISDKLKIHLMNHLHTDMLAVNAHDDIRRWWEVIDRTMGEVVPVSEWDYEAESGDVEIRNAKEFHDYTVSFLAYIMWDPVHMYNAVTNDWKDVDKQITFDVRQPKTKAYTIERLKKYIEENPHIDVIRYTTFFHQFTLIFDEFAREKYVDWYGYSASVSPYILEQFEKEAGYKFRPEFIIDQGYMNNTYRIPSKEFLDFQGFQRRKVAKLAKQMVDITHEYGKEAMMFLGDHWIGTEPFMDEFKSIGLDAVVGSVGNGATLRLISDIKGVTYTEGRFLPYFFPDTFFEGGDPTKEAKVNWITARRAILRKPIDRIGYGGYLKLAVKFPDFIDYIERVCEEFRVLYKNIKGTTPYCVKHVAVLNCWGRARSWGNHMVHHAIYQKQNYSYAGVIEALSGAPFDVKFISFEDIRRNPEILADIDVILNVGDAYTAYTGGENWKDDVIITAVKRFIYRGGGFIGVGEPTAFQWEGHFFQLAGALGVEEETGYTLNVDKYNWQEHKHFITEDCGEEINFGEGKKNIFAFDGTTVIRQIDKGVQLAVNNFGEGRCVYISGLPYSFENSRLLYRAILWSAGSEDQINRWFSTNYNVEVHAYVENGKYCAVNNTYEPQETVIYKGDGTSFHVKMDAGALIWYEI
- a CDS encoding AraC family transcriptional regulator → MAYQRYQFEFRENDVQSTERPDLNLLYISHSCSDKHWQSILHAHPFMELFYIVNGTGLFRTETDTFFVKQDDLVIINPNVMHTEVNQEKETLEYIVLGLDGFFFGSADNTFVPYSIHSLKNHRTELLFFMKSIIQEVHDKQQNYIEICQNLLEILIYLVARITKSNPNFATIDKVSRECRFMEQYMDEHFADDITLDTLSELTHMNKYYLVHAFKKYKGVSPISYLINRRISEAKSLLESSDFPISKIAQQVGFSSQSYFSQVFRKEVHISPGAYRKQHAKKPL
- a CDS encoding carbohydrate ABC transporter substrate-binding protein, yielding MKKLRKLVAAGLVTTVAVTGLAGCGGGSAEGGKAEGSSSNNSSAQSSEASSSGKTLKVAALESAYGADMWDGIAKAFEEEHEGVKVELTVDKKLEDKITPAMKSGDYPDVVHLATGRDAALTETLTKEKGLTSLDDVLDMTVPGEDVKVKDKILPGFLDTLGTMPYNDGKTYYAPMFYSPCGLFYNAGLLKEKGWEVPKSWDEMWELGDKAKAEGISLFTYPTTGYFDAFTYALLESSGGADFYNDCMTYKDGVWESDDATAVFETIGKLAEYVEPTTVGNANDEGFTKNQQLILDNKAIFCPNGTWLPDEMADAPRKDGFEWGFTAVPAVAKSEKPSSFTFFEQMWIPAEAENQDLAKEWIAFMYSDKAAEIFADSGAIQPINGISDKLDADKQLYYQIYDNDAAVAVMGGFAATEPVEGVSMADSLFKAVDSIVSGDKTVAEWQSDVEKTSDLLREAMK
- a CDS encoding carbohydrate ABC transporter permease encodes the protein MKNRKGKTGFIAACVLPAVILFIIFMLIPTINVFKMSLYKWGGFSNTKTFVGLNNFKILFQDAKFYRSFQNSILLIVLVTIVTMGLSLLFAAILSREKIKGQNFFRIVFYIPNILSVVVISAIFSAIYDPNQGLMNSIISIFREEGKTPILWLGDQKLVIYSLMIAMVWQAIGYYMVMYMASMSSVPESLYESAGLEGAGRVYQFFHITLPLIWNNIRTTLTFFIISTINLSFLFVKALTGGKPDGASEVFLSYMYGQAYTNSSYGYGMAIGVIVFLFSFGLAGLINLATKREVLEF
- a CDS encoding carbohydrate ABC transporter permease — encoded protein: MGKTKIKNRLYKAFIYLLLVILAVIILVPVGWVFLASIKENSEFYGNPWMLPKGVYIQNFIDAFQEAKMGDYLLNSVLVTGMALLLLLIIALPAAYVLARYKFKGSKLCNIMFMGGLFINVNYIVVPIFLMFVNGDKWLKNLIGRGFFLNNMFVVALVYAATALPFTIYLLSGFFATIPKDYEEAAFVDGCGYWKTMLRVMMPMARPSIITVILFNFLSFWNEYIIAMTLLTGEEQTLPVGLMRLMQAQQAAANYGRLYAGLVIVMLPVLILYICVQKKLTEGMSLGGLKG
- a CDS encoding DUF6903 family protein, which produces MKKWMMTILELAFFIVCLALIIVHRKTVGPVHLLWMLAGICGLIGLLYVYNRAHR